One Thamnophis elegans isolate rThaEle1 chromosome 2, rThaEle1.pri, whole genome shotgun sequence genomic window, CTCTCTCCCCCAAGTGGACCATAGGGAGCTTTCCTCCCTCCAAGCGTCTTGCAGTTCCTGTGGTCATCATTTGCCTTCTTTGAAGTCCAAGGAGGGCTGGTTGGATGGAGACTCTATCAAGCCTGATAGGATGACCAGAGGCTGGGATGAGATAGGATGGGagaaaagagggggaaggaaaggtggGGGAAGGAAAGCCAGGACAATTTTCTGGCCAGTTCAGCTTACTTTCCTGTGAATATGAACCTTCCTGAAAATTCCAGCTGCAGAATGGTGGATAGGTTGGAAGCAAAAGCTTTCCCTGGACGGGAATCGAACCCGGGCCGTGGTGGTGAGAGCGCCAAATACTGACCACTAGACCACCAGGGAAGGACAAAGTGGCTGTCCTCCCTCCAGCTTCTCCTTGGAAGGGATATCAACTCCAACAGCAGGAAAGATTCCCAGTGAAGGGAGTCTCACACTGTAAGGGCTGGATTGATGCAACGGAAGCATCTCCTGCCACAGAGATGGAGGCTTTGgcatcctctctccttttctttaccTCTGCGGAATGTGAAGCCATAAAACTGTAAAGGCCTTTATTCTCTCGTTTTTGGCTCAGGACAATTAATCTTCTTTGGTCAATGGCTTAAAAGCATCCTCTGCTTCCTCATTTCCTTTTGgataagggagaaaagaaaatgggTGCTTCTGGTTctttgtatatgtttgtgtgtgtgtggtatttccCACTTATTTGGATCTTGGAATGGCTGTGGTGCTGAGCAAAAGATGTGTTTCTGTCTGGTTTCGAACCAGGGACCTTTTGCGTGTGAGGCAAACGTGATAACCACTACACTACAGAAACTAGAGGTATAGGTGCCTCTCAACTGGTATGCCCATATCTTTGGCTGGCCATTCCTGACTGTTATTTCCACAATAGGATAGATTAAATAATTGTTATGCCTTAGAAACGTGTGCCCGCCCTCCAGAGCACAGAGCTCATGAAGCAGATGGCTAAATATTAAAATCTGGCAGAAAATAATAGAGAAGGTGGGATCTGCAGTTCTAAGATAAAGAACCCAATAGATAAACATTCTGTAACCTCCACCTATTATTGGTCAACTCATCAAGCAGGCTGTCCCTGGGTGGGCTCGAACCACCATCCTTCTGGTTAACAGCCAGACGCGCTAACCCATTGCGCCACAGAGACCTGGCACAGGCCTCCCTCTCGTCTCTCTCCACTTGAGCATCCATAGCTGGGCTGGCTAGACAGCAGTAAGATACCTTGGTCACCAGATCCAGCGTGTTCCTCTCTCCCACCATCAAATGGGAAAAGAGAAACCCTGGATGTAAATATTGCTTCTCTCAAGACAGACTCTCAACAGCTGTGCCAGTGGTGTAGGGGCATCATGCAGGGTTTCCAACCTTGTGACCCGGGTTCGAGTCCCGGCTGGCGCATgtctccttcttccttttgctCTTCTAGGATGTTCAGGCAGCATCACCACATGAAGTTTTGATCCCGGATTCTGTTTTCATTGAGAGAAAAAGAGCCACGTTCTTGGTGGCTGCCATGGACCTCATGTTGCATTTTCAGTATTAATCACAAATGTAGAAATAATATCCTGAGATCCCCATTCTTGCCAGTGGGGGTGCGATTCGAATCCAGGCATAGGGAGCATAAGGCAGTCAAAGTTCAGCCCTTTTGCCACCCAGCCATcatacaaagggaaggttggagtgCATCACATCAGACAGGTCACTAAAAGCCCAAATCATGAAACTGACTCATCCACTTTGGCCATGTCCTGAAGGAGAATTCACTGGACAAAGACTTTTCGcttttcctccaagaagcttcttcagctctgactggatggtggggaatggaatgtctgcaaggaatattaatccttccattccccaccatccaatcagagctgaagaagcttcttggaggagaagcgaaacgtcttcagaggaaaacaaggaagtccagttgcctcctgaaaaaaagcagctttgggaatcCCTGCAGTCATCATCTGCCTTTTCTGAAGGTCCAAGGGAGGCTGGTTGCATGGAGACCTTGTCAATCCTACCAGAGGACTGGAGGGTGGAGTGGGATAGGGAGGCAAGAGAAAGGGAAGCCAGGGGAATTTCCTGGCCAATTCAGCCTATCTTGCCATGAAAATGAGCCTCCCTGAAAATTCCACCTGCAGGATGTTGGATGGTTTGGAAGCAAAAGCTTTCCCTGGCCGGGAATCGAACCCGGGCCGCAGCGGTGAAAGCGCTGAATCCTGACCACTAGACCACCAGGGAAGGACAAGGTGGCTTTTGTCTCTCCAGCTTCTTCTTGGGTGGGGCATCAGCTCCAGCCTCGGGCTCTTTATCTCTTGCTGTAAATTTAGGTCTTTGAGCAAATTAGTTTCCCCTCAACTTCTCCACTTAAGTGTTCTGTTAGGTGGTCGTTTCAAGGTAGCATGAGAATCCAAAACCCTCAAGTAGACCCCTCCAAACATCTCATGATTGTAATTTGCAATCGACCCAAAGTTCATTAAATATATGACTCAAAAATAATCAAGTTAAAACTATTTAGTTAATTTAATCACAGGTTTTAGGTAAATGTAAAAATCAAAATCTATTTTAGCCTTCTGTCGTTGGGTTTCATAATGAGAAGCAAGGGTGGAAATGTAGATTGAAACAAGATTAAGGAAAGGAAGAACAACTTGAATCTTTTATGTTAAATGAGAGCTACAACTTCTCAAGCTTTTTCCACTGATATGACTTCTCCCCTCTGGGAATCCTTTAATGGAACACAAATCCTCCTAATCACTTTCCACATATTTTTCCGTGCTCCCTGTATTGACAGGGATTCTCGCCTCAGTGGCGACTCATTTTATGCCTACTAAGATCACTTTTGTATCtaaagctcttcccacactccatgcacggatatggcttctctcctgtgtggatcctcttgtgggaattaagaatAGTCTTAcgagtaaagctctttccacactccatgcattgatatggcttctctcctgtatggATTATCATGTGGGAATTAAAACTAGTGCTACaattaaagctctttccacactccatgcatttataaggcTTTTCTCCTGCGTGGTGACTCTTTTTATGCCTCCAAAGACCTCTTTTGCATCtaaagctcttcccacactccatgcacagatatggcttctctcctgtgtggatcctcctGTGGGAATTAAGAGTATCCCCAcgagtaaagctctttccacactccatgcattgatatggcttctctcctgtgtggatcatttTGTGTGAGGTAAGAGCAAAATTCCACTTAAAGCCCTTTCCACATTCCACACATTGAAATGGCTTCTCTTCCATGTGATTCCTCTTATGGGAATTAAGAACACTGGTAGAAGAAAAGGTCTTTCCACAgtccatgcattgatatggtttctctcctgtgtggattatcTTGTGGGAATTGAGACTACTACTGAAAGTAAAGGtcttcccacactccatgcacggatatggcttctctcctgtgtggatcctcttgtgggaattaagagtATCCCTAcgagtaaagctctttccacactccatgcattgatatggcttctctcctatGTGGATtatcttgtgggaattaagatgaCTCCTActagtaaagctctttccacactgctTGCATTCATATAGCTTCTCTCCTGAGTGGCAACTCATTTTATGCCTCCTAAGAGCTCTTTTGAATCtaaagctcttcccacactccatgcacagatatggcttctctcctgtgtggatcctcttgtgggaattaagagtATTCCTAcgagtaaagctctttccacactccatgcactgatatggcttctctcctgtgtggatcttcttGTGGAGATTAAGAGTAATCCTAcgagtaaaggtctttccacaatCCATGCAGGTATTTGGTTTCTCTTCTGAATGTGTTTCGTTATGGAAAATCAAATGATCCAATGTAttaaagttctttccacactccatgcttTGATCTATTCTTTCTCCCATATCAACGATTGTATGGTTAGGAAGCCGACTAACCCAAGGAAAGCCTTTTTCAATTCCattttgtaattgttttgttTCATCACTCTTTGGTTGCGTCTGATCTGCAaatttcccttttctgtctttcgagTGGATTGCTTGGCTTTCCTTCTTGCAATTCTTACTCTCTTGCCCATTATATCcttgaaaaagcaaaatgaaaattgTCGGAAAACTATGGAAATGATTAAAGATCAAACTTTTTCTGCTAAAATTTATCTGATCAATatatttttctctgctttcttgACTGATATGAAGATCTGAACTAAGGTTTTACCAAATATGCATTTCCAAGTGGGCTCCTATCAGGTTCATACATCAGGAATGGATCATGTCAAAATGAACCTAAGATAAAACCCTGATCTAATCTTTGACCACCAGTGTATTGATGACATTGTGACATGAACTCCTGAAATGCTTTGGATACTATATCATCAGACAGGGGCAGCAACTTACCCACCAGCTCCCCAATTTCAATGAAAGCCTCGTTTCCACTTGTCTGCAGAGCAGTGTCTTTGAAAACCAACAGGACCTTATGGATGGCAATAGCCCCCCCACTTCCAATTTGGGATGATGCCAAACACAGGGCCCAAGTGGGCCCATTTCAGGGCACATCCAAATCTTGCTTATGCATGCCAATCCGTTGCTTCATCCACCATCAGATCATGTCAAAGAACAATATTATTATACGCTAAATTGGTGTTCAATAGCATCTGGTCTTGAATAGCAGCCATTCAGCATCAATACAAGGAAGGCGGAAATTTCCTTAAGGGAGGCCATCCTATCCCTGCATGCAGCCCACCCCACAATTTCCTGCTATATTCTTCTGCGGCATGAaaatatatcatcatcatcatcaccatcatcatcttaGCCGCTGTCTATccattgcaggatgaaggcctcttccgcatgCTTCCAACCAATACCGTCATgagctctctctcttttttttttttggccaattGTCTCTTttgtggaaataaataaatataaatattttgcattttatgaGCAGAAGGAACTTGGAAAGATACCCATTTCATTTCTGTGAAAATGGATACCTGTGCAGTGttccaatttttctttcaataaatTTCTTTGTTGCCCAGAGGCAGTTTGGTCTACTGGTTAAGGCAGCATACTAGAGACCAGACGCCTTGAGGACTAGCTTCTCCTTAAGCATGATTGCcacttggg contains:
- the LOC116502475 gene encoding zinc finger protein 883-like, which produces MALAALKTREKMEGQWQAHADVGKGPPVTQPGSCGKNGASLGQKSQETTARCSEVQCCDFRKVEFQEGKSPRDVCSQLHRLCRQWLQPERHSKAQMLDLVLLEQFLAVLPPDMEQWKSLEAETEYAKEKKYLSKTSQELLFRESFRKNQSQHSTSGLDFPDQMLSQPEIFLLSPRAIVIYHCNFTQHFHEGDFVSLDDVAVYFSEEEWSQLDADQKALYGEVMLENSRNLASLGYNGQESKNCKKESQAIHSKDRKGKFADQTQPKSDETKQLQNGIEKGFPWVSRLPNHTIVDMGERIDQSMECGKNFNTLDHLIFHNETHSEEKPNTCMDCGKTFTRRITLNLHKKIHTGEKPYQCMECGKSFTRRNTLNSHKRIHTGEKPYLCMECGKSFRFKRALRRHKMSCHSGEKLYECKQCGKSFTSRSHLNSHKIIHIGEKPYQCMECGKSFTRRDTLNSHKRIHTGEKPYPCMECGKTFTFSSSLNSHKIIHTGEKPYQCMDCGKTFSSTSVLNSHKRNHMEEKPFQCVECGKGFKWNFALTSHKMIHTGEKPYQCMECGKSFTRGDTLNSHRRIHTGEKPYLCMECGKSFRCKRGLWRHKKSHHAGEKPYKCMECGKSFNCSTSFNSHMIIHTGEKPYQCMECGKSFTRKTILNSHKRIHTGEKPYPCMECGKSFRYKSDLSRHKMSRH